From Pseudanabaena sp. PCC 6802, one genomic window encodes:
- a CDS encoding 2-hydroxyacid dehydrogenase: MKIAFFSTKSYDRQSFEAVNASYQHELTFFDVQLNEKTAVLAAGFPAVCLFVNDTADAAVLDVLASCGTRLLALRSAGFNNVDLQRAAALGIKVVRVPAYSPYAVAEHAVALVLTLNRKLYKAYNRVRDDNFSLEGLLGFDLYGCTVGVVGTGKIGMVFARIMHGFGCSLLGYDAYPNTQFEAIGSARYASLTELLSNSDIISLHCPLLPETRHLINTSTIAQMKSGVMLINTSRGALIDTTAAIAGIKSGKIGYLGIDVYEQEDELFFQDLSDTIIQDDTFQLLQSFPNVVITAHQGFFTRNALENIATTTLSNITDFERGQSLQNEVFERPPAPLKAVV, translated from the coding sequence TTGAAGATCGCATTTTTCAGTACCAAATCCTACGATCGCCAGTCTTTTGAGGCGGTAAATGCCAGCTATCAGCACGAATTGACGTTTTTCGACGTTCAACTCAACGAAAAAACTGCCGTATTAGCGGCGGGGTTCCCCGCAGTTTGTTTATTTGTCAATGATACGGCAGATGCAGCAGTGCTGGACGTTCTTGCTTCTTGTGGGACTCGCTTGCTGGCACTGCGATCTGCGGGGTTTAACAACGTCGATTTGCAACGGGCAGCAGCGTTAGGCATAAAGGTAGTGCGCGTGCCTGCCTATTCTCCCTACGCCGTTGCCGAGCATGCCGTTGCCCTGGTACTGACGTTAAATCGCAAGCTCTACAAAGCCTACAATCGCGTTCGGGATGACAACTTCTCCCTGGAGGGGTTGTTGGGATTTGACCTGTATGGCTGCACAGTTGGGGTCGTCGGTACGGGAAAGATCGGCATGGTGTTTGCCCGGATTATGCACGGATTCGGTTGTTCGCTGTTGGGTTACGACGCTTATCCCAATACGCAGTTTGAAGCGATCGGCAGCGCTCGTTACGCATCCCTAACGGAGCTTCTATCTAATTCCGATATTATCTCCCTCCATTGTCCCCTGTTACCCGAAACCCGCCATTTAATCAATACCAGCACGATCGCGCAAATGAAGTCGGGTGTCATGCTCATCAATACTAGCCGCGGTGCTCTGATTGACACGACTGCCGCGATCGCGGGCATCAAGTCGGGCAAAATCGGCTATCTGGGAATCGACGTGTACGAACAGGAAGACGAATTGTTTTTCCAAGACCTGTCAGACACTATTATTCAGGACGACACCTTTCAACTATTGCAATCCTTTCCCAACGTGGTCATCACTGCCCATCAGGGATTCTTCACCCGCAATGCGTTGGAAAACATCGCCACCACCACCCTGTCCAATATTACCGATTTTGAGCGAGGTCAGTCGTTGCAGAATGAAGTTTTCGAGCGGCCACCTGCACCGCTAAAAGCAGTTGTTTAA
- a CDS encoding phosphoketolase codes for MVATPQKPNIDMSSISAFGMARSTVEGTPLSSEELRKIHAFWRAANYLAVGMIYLRDNPLLKESLKSNHVKLRLLGHWGSSPGISFLYTHLNRVIKKFDQDMLFMVGAGHGAPGFLGPCYLEGSYSHYFPECSEDEVGMQRFFKQFSFPGGVGSHCTPETPGSIHEGGELGYSLSHAYGAAFDNPNLIVVAMPGDGEAETAALATSWHSNKFINPIRDGAVLPVLHLNGYKINNPTILSRISHRELKALFEGYGYEPYFVEGSDPESMHQAMAATLDRCTTEIRNIQQEARSSGVATRPIWPMIVMRTPKGWTGPAEVDGHKVEGFWRAHQVPMGGMHDNPEHLRQLEEWMRSYKPEELFDANGVLRSEIKDMAPTDNKRLGSTPYANGGLLRRDLKMPDFRQYGVRVEKPGTVEVENTKPLGAFLRDVMKSNMTNFRVFGPDENTSNKLGAVYEVSKKFWIAEYLPEDADGGELSPDGRVMEMLSEHTLEGWLEGYLLTGRHGFFSTYESFAHVIDSMFNQHAKWLEICNRIHWREEISSLNLLITSTVWRQDHNGFTHQDPGFLDVVLNKSPEVVRIYLPPDVNTLLSVADHCLRSKDYINVIVSDKQMHLQFHDMDAAIKNCTKGIDIWEWACTDEGHEPDVVLATAGDIPTQESLAASCILRQHFPDLKIRFINVIDLFKLQPDTEHPHGLSDRDFDSLFTLDKPIIFNFHGYPWLIHRLTYRRTNHKNLHVRGYKEKGNINTPLDLAICNQIDRFSIAIDAIDRLPQLKVAGAHVKEMLKDEQISCRNYAYEHGIDRPDVVNWKWPY; via the coding sequence ATGGTAGCAACTCCTCAAAAGCCCAATATTGACATGTCATCGATTAGCGCGTTTGGAATGGCGCGATCGACAGTTGAGGGAACTCCTCTTAGCTCCGAAGAATTGCGCAAGATCCATGCATTCTGGCGTGCAGCTAACTATCTAGCCGTTGGCATGATTTACCTGCGCGATAATCCTTTATTGAAAGAATCTCTGAAATCAAACCACGTTAAACTCCGTTTGTTGGGTCACTGGGGTTCTAGCCCTGGCATCAGTTTTCTCTACACTCACCTGAACCGAGTCATCAAAAAATTCGACCAGGACATGCTATTTATGGTAGGCGCAGGACACGGTGCGCCAGGATTTCTCGGCCCCTGCTATTTAGAGGGCAGTTATTCCCACTACTTCCCAGAGTGCAGTGAAGACGAAGTGGGAATGCAGCGTTTTTTTAAGCAATTCTCTTTCCCAGGTGGGGTTGGCAGTCACTGTACGCCCGAAACCCCTGGTTCGATCCATGAGGGCGGCGAACTGGGCTACAGCCTTTCCCACGCCTACGGTGCCGCCTTTGACAATCCCAACTTAATCGTCGTTGCTATGCCCGGTGATGGAGAGGCTGAGACGGCGGCTTTAGCAACCTCCTGGCACTCCAATAAATTTATCAATCCCATTCGAGATGGCGCGGTATTGCCCGTGCTGCACCTGAACGGCTACAAAATCAACAACCCCACAATTCTCTCTCGCATCAGCCACCGAGAACTAAAAGCGCTGTTTGAAGGCTACGGGTACGAACCCTACTTTGTTGAAGGTTCCGATCCTGAATCGATGCACCAGGCAATGGCGGCAACCCTGGATCGCTGCACTACCGAGATCCGCAACATCCAGCAGGAAGCGCGTTCTAGCGGGGTGGCAACTCGTCCCATCTGGCCGATGATTGTGATGCGGACTCCCAAAGGATGGACGGGACCCGCCGAAGTGGATGGGCACAAAGTAGAAGGCTTCTGGCGAGCGCATCAGGTGCCAATGGGAGGGATGCACGACAATCCAGAGCACTTGCGTCAATTAGAAGAGTGGATGCGCAGTTACAAACCGGAAGAACTATTTGATGCCAACGGTGTGCTGCGATCGGAAATTAAGGATATGGCACCTACTGACAATAAGCGACTCGGCTCTACTCCCTATGCCAATGGTGGGTTGCTGCGGCGCGATCTGAAGATGCCTGATTTCCGCCAGTATGGAGTGCGAGTGGAAAAGCCAGGTACCGTTGAAGTCGAGAATACGAAGCCTCTGGGTGCGTTCCTGCGAGATGTCATGAAGTCTAACATGACTAACTTCCGAGTCTTTGGTCCCGATGAAAATACGTCGAATAAACTCGGTGCGGTTTATGAAGTCAGCAAGAAGTTCTGGATTGCTGAGTATTTACCAGAAGATGCAGATGGGGGCGAACTGTCGCCCGACGGTCGCGTCATGGAAATGCTGAGCGAACACACGTTAGAAGGCTGGCTGGAAGGCTATTTGCTCACTGGACGGCATGGGTTCTTCTCGACCTACGAGTCGTTTGCTCATGTGATTGATTCCATGTTTAACCAACACGCTAAGTGGTTGGAGATCTGCAATCGCATTCATTGGCGCGAAGAGATTTCGTCGCTGAACTTGTTGATTACTTCTACCGTGTGGCGGCAAGATCACAACGGCTTTACCCATCAAGATCCGGGTTTCCTGGATGTGGTGCTGAACAAAAGCCCGGAAGTGGTGCGGATTTACCTGCCGCCAGATGTGAATACGTTGCTGTCAGTTGCGGATCATTGTTTGCGCAGCAAGGATTACATCAACGTAATCGTGTCGGATAAGCAAATGCATTTGCAATTTCACGACATGGACGCAGCGATTAAAAACTGCACGAAAGGTATTGATATTTGGGAGTGGGCTTGTACGGACGAGGGGCACGAGCCGGATGTGGTACTGGCTACAGCAGGTGATATTCCAACCCAGGAATCGCTGGCGGCATCCTGCATCTTGCGGCAGCACTTCCCGGATCTGAAGATACGGTTTATCAATGTAATCGACCTGTTTAAGCTGCAACCGGATACGGAGCACCCCCACGGATTGAGCGATCGCGACTTTGACAGTCTTTTTACGCTGGATAAGCCCATTATCTTTAACTTCCACGGCTATCCCTGGTTAATTCACCGCCTTACCTACCGCCGCACCAATCATAAAAACCTGCACGTGCGGGGCTATAAGGAAAAAGGCAACATCAACACGCCGTTAGACTTGGCAATCTGCAACCAGATCGATCGCTTTAGCATTGCGATCGACGCGATCGACCGGCTGCCCCAACTGAAAGTAGCAGGTGCCCATGTGAAAGAGATGCTCAAGGACGAACAGATCTCCTGCCGCAACTATGCCTACGAACACGGTATCGATCGCCCCGATGTGGTGAACTGGAAGTGGCCTTACTAA